A single genomic interval of Antechinus flavipes isolate AdamAnt ecotype Samford, QLD, Australia chromosome 1, AdamAnt_v2, whole genome shotgun sequence harbors:
- the LOC127545835 gene encoding zinc finger protein 383-like — MGPSSRTLARGWGKAGEEAPPPRLLPILRHAGEPRGMARYTSLPAPQGCVTRARLARSIGASYSAGSGARLGRLGSVWRPVAVTRLRLSPGRRRPEEPGMAPVLLPARAYQESVTFKDVAIDFTQDEWGRLDSSQKELYREVMLENYSNLVCLGLAASRPDLISQLKQGEAPWMARRDLEAGTWPDCETGTETKGSARKLGISLRESSPEGITKHFSCVSKCEGVWQCSSGVGKQESNKEKYAKPIKTSRSKTSSNMSGPKGYKCDRSLSPSSIPFQHQRVSLGECSHQCETQRKFFRMCSDPNNCNKIYSRKTFWKPDKCEKFFSHNSDLNEASRKRAEEEEYEYKECERVFTQSSSLSVPPAIHMKEKIHKHNEYILGLAEHQKIHAGKKTYECNKYGKTFHQGTEHTQNQRIHSEGTFYECVECGKVFAWNSRLALHRRIHTGEKPHECSECGKAFNQRIHLTQHQKIHTGEKPYECNECGKKFNQKIHLILHQRIHTGEKPYECNECGKAFRRGEQLTRHLVIHTGEKPFECNECGKAFCHRIQLAQHQRIHTGEKPYECNECGRDFSRSTYLTEHQRIHTGERPFECSECPKAFRCKRLLTQHQRIHTREKPYECSECGKTFCQKSGLNQHQKIHIGEKNLMNLMKMGSS, encoded by the exons ATGGGTCCCAGCTCCAGGACACTGGctagggggtgggggaaggcgGGGGAGGAGGCCCCGCCTCCTAGGCTCCTCCCAATATTACGTCATGCAGGGGAGCCGAGGGGGATGGCCCGCTATACGTCACTTCCCGCCCCCCAGGGCTGCGTCACTCGCGCGCGTCTCGCGCGTTCTATAGGTGCCTCTTACTCCGCCGGCTCGGGCGCGCGCTTGGGCCGCCTCGGTTCCGTTTGGCGCCCAGTTGCCGTCACCAGG CTCCGCCTTTCCCCGGGAAGAAGGAGACCGGAGGAGCCCGGGATGGCACCTGTGCTCCTGCCAGCCCGCGCCTACCAG GAGTCGGTGACCTTCAAGGACGTGGCCATCGACTTCACCCAGGATGAATGGGGGCGCCTGGACTCCTCCCAGAAGGAGCTGTacagggaggtgatgctggagaactacaGCAACCTGGTGTGCCTGG GGCTCGCAGCCTCCAGACCGGACCTGATCTCCCAGCTGAAGCAAGGAGAAGCACCTTGGATGGCGAGGAGAGACCTGGAGGCAGGCACGTGGCCAG attGTGAGACTGGGACTGAAACCAAGGGATCAGCCAGAAAGCTGGGTATTTCTTTAAGAGAATCATCCCCAGAAGGAATCACAAAGCATTTTTCCTGTGTCTCCAAGTGTGAAGGAGTTTGGCAGTGTTCTTCCGGTGTAGGGAAGCAAGAGAGCAATAAGGAAAAATATGCAAAGCCAATAAAAACCTCTAGGAGCAAAACTTCCAGTAATATGAGTGGTCCCAAAGGTTACAAATGTGATAGAAGCTTAAGTCCATCATCCATCCCTTTTCAACACCAAAGAGTTTCTCTGGGAGAATGCTCTCATCAGTGTGAAACTCAAAGAAAGTTCTTCAGAATGTGTTCCGATCCAAATAATTGTAATAAAATTTACTCAAGGAAGACATTTTGGAAACCTGATAAATGTGAGAAATTCTTCAGTCACAATTCTGACCTTAATGAGGCCAGTAGGAAACGCGCTGAGGAGGAGGAGTATGAATATAAAGAATGTGAAAGAGTTTTCACCCAGAGCTCATCCCTTTCTGTACCTCCAGCAATccatatgaaagagaaaattcataaacataatgaatatattttgGGACTTGCTGAACACCAGAAAATTCATGCTGGAAAGAAAACttatgaatgtaataaatatgGGAAAACTTTCCATCAGGGAACAGAACATACACAAAATCAGAGAATTCATTCTGAAGGGACATTTTATGAATGTGTTGAATGTGGGAAGGTCTTCGCTTGGAATTCAAGACTTGCTTTGCATCGacgaattcatactggagaaaaaccccaTGAATGcagtgaatgtgggaaagccttcaacCAGAGAATTCACCTTACTCAgcatcagaaaattcatactggagaaaaaccttatgaatgtaatgaatgtgggaagaaGTTCAACCAGAAAATACACCTTATTCtgcatcaaagaattcatacaggagagaaaccttatgaatgtaatgaatgtgggaaggcctttagAAGGGGAGAACAACTTACTCGACATCTGgtaattcatactggagaaaaaccttttgaatgtaatgaatgtgggaaggccttttGCCATAGAATACAACTTgctcaacatcagagaattcatactggagaaaaaccatatgaatgtaatgaatgtggaagaGACTTCAGTCGGAGTACATACCTCAcggaacatcagagaattcatactggagaaagaCCTTTTGAATGCAGTGAATGTCCAAAAGCCTTCCGCTGCAAAAGGCTACTTACTCagcatcaaagaattcatactagagaaaaaccttatgaatgcagTGAATGTGGGAAGACCTTCTGCCAGAAATCAGGACTTAAtcaacatcagaaaattcatattggagagaaaaatcTTATGAATTTAATGAAAATGGGAAGTTCTTAA